From a single Deltaproteobacteria bacterium genomic region:
- a CDS encoding DUF4065 domain-containing protein encodes MSEDKIGKFVQQQRAKRNMTQEYLASELGISRPTYMQIERGERELTISEAKKLAAIFDMSLDNFLVGKEPKRSVTIEKESLKKSDDLQIRVTEKNLDKFKQVLLYVLGKVGSKPNVGETVLHKLLYFIDFDYYEKFEENLMGATYIKNHHGPTSVELGSIMKEMQEQGELEAVKSQYFKYLQKKYLPRKRPNLDILSAREIEHIDDVLARLSDKNAAEIENYSHEDIPWKSAQDGKPLSYESVFYRDERYSVRNYDDEL; translated from the coding sequence ATGTCCGAAGATAAAATTGGTAAGTTTGTCCAACAACAGCGTGCTAAACGAAATATGACGCAGGAGTATCTTGCGTCAGAGCTTGGTATTTCCCGCCCTACCTATATGCAAATTGAGCGCGGGGAGCGAGAGCTTACCATATCCGAGGCAAAGAAGCTTGCGGCGATTTTTGACATGTCGCTTGATAATTTTCTTGTCGGAAAAGAACCAAAACGCAGTGTAACAATTGAGAAAGAATCATTAAAAAAATCAGATGATTTACAAATTCGTGTTACAGAAAAGAATCTTGATAAGTTCAAGCAAGTTTTACTCTATGTTTTGGGGAAAGTAGGTAGCAAGCCAAATGTAGGCGAGACCGTGCTCCATAAATTACTCTATTTTATTGATTTTGATTATTACGAAAAATTTGAAGAAAATTTGATGGGCGCAACATACATTAAAAACCATCATGGCCCCACCTCTGTTGAGCTAGGTTCAATAATGAAAGAAATGCAAGAGCAAGGCGAGTTAGAAGCCGTAAAAAGTCAGTATTTTAAGTATTTACAAAAGAAGTATCTGCCACGAAAACGTCCGAATCTCGATATTCTATCCGCGCGCGAAATTGAGCATATTGACGATGTACTAGCGCGTCTTTCCGATAAAAACGCCGCCGAGATAGAAAATTACTCACACGAAGATATACCATGGAAATCTGCGCAGGACGGCAAGCCGCTTTCTTATGAGAGCGTTTTTTACCGCGACGAGCGATACTCCGTAAGAAACTATGACGATGAACTTTGA
- a CDS encoding replication-associated recombination protein A: MDLFDYKLPHEASNNVPLSERLRPQALAEFVGQPHLVGPNGLLTSLLSKQLPSLLLWGPPGVGKTTLAKLLAKTSEKTFYFFSAVLAGLPDLRKTIERAKHQKKYDGKESLLFIDEIHRFNKAQQDYLLPYVEDGTVTFIGATTENPSFEIIGPLLSRCQVLVLNPLTTDDLKAIIKRAMAYLNLQNSSLVLSTDAEQSLIESTYGDARKLLNTLETAHNLLKTNEREITPAHIQQALQTKTLRYDKNAEEHYNTISAFIKSMRGSDADASLYYLARMLEAGEDPHFILRRMVIFASEDVGNADPRALPLAVSALQAFDLVGLPEGWIPLAQVVAYLAVCPKSNASYQAYLAAKEDVNKHGNLAIPKTILNAPTQLMKELGYHKGYLYPHDFAEGRKIQDYLPDKIKEQKYYQPKGHGFEKTILEWIGKKK, from the coding sequence ATGGACCTATTTGATTACAAATTGCCCCACGAGGCAAGCAATAACGTACCATTATCCGAAAGATTACGCCCCCAAGCCTTGGCTGAATTTGTCGGGCAACCCCACCTAGTGGGGCCCAACGGTTTGTTAACCTCTTTATTGTCAAAACAACTCCCATCGCTACTCTTATGGGGCCCGCCTGGGGTCGGAAAAACCACGTTGGCTAAACTCTTGGCCAAGACTTCTGAAAAAACCTTTTATTTCTTTTCTGCTGTCTTAGCTGGCCTGCCTGATTTACGTAAAACCATTGAACGGGCCAAACATCAAAAGAAATATGATGGTAAAGAAAGCCTGCTCTTTATCGATGAAATTCATCGCTTTAATAAGGCTCAACAAGACTATCTATTGCCCTATGTAGAAGATGGAACAGTTACGTTTATCGGTGCCACCACCGAAAACCCATCGTTTGAAATCATTGGCCCCCTCTTATCACGTTGCCAAGTTTTGGTGCTTAATCCCCTCACCACCGATGACCTAAAGGCCATCATCAAACGGGCCATGGCTTATTTAAATTTGCAGAATTCGTCTTTGGTTTTAAGTACGGATGCTGAACAAAGCCTAATCGAATCTACCTATGGTGATGCTCGCAAATTACTCAACACCCTTGAAACCGCGCATAACTTACTCAAAACCAATGAACGAGAAATCACGCCGGCCCATATTCAACAGGCCTTACAAACCAAAACCCTCCGTTATGATAAAAATGCTGAAGAACATTATAATACCATCAGCGCCTTCATCAAAAGTATGCGCGGCAGCGATGCAGACGCTAGTTTATATTACCTAGCACGGATGCTAGAGGCCGGAGAAGATCCACACTTTATTTTGCGTCGCATGGTTATTTTTGCGAGCGAAGATGTGGGCAACGCCGATCCCCGCGCCTTGCCTCTAGCGGTAAGCGCTCTGCAAGCCTTTGATTTAGTAGGTTTGCCGGAGGGTTGGATTCCTCTAGCTCAAGTGGTCGCTTATTTAGCGGTGTGTCCCAAAAGTAATGCTAGCTACCAAGCCTATCTTGCGGCTAAAGAAGACGTGAATAAACACGGCAACCTGGCTATTCCCAAAACAATTTTAAATGCCCCCACCCAACTTATGAAGGAACTAGGTTATCACAAGGGCTATCTTTACCCGCACGATTTTGCAGAGGGTCGAAAAATCCAAGATTATTTGCCCGATAAAATTAAAGAGCAAAAATATTACCAACCCAAGGGTCACGGGTTTGAAAAAACCATTTTGGAATGGATAGGGAAGAAGAAATAG
- the recN gene encoding DNA repair protein RecN: MLKSLTLKNLAVFADAQLEFGPGLNVITGETGSGKSVLMQALFLLAGGKVSSSMVRTGSAEATALLQVDIHQQAGLLHILEELGISAEAELLLRRVLNQEGKSKAFVNDVPVTLNALAKITIAIFHLTRQHEYVRLLDQDTPRFCIDQKLQAQVQQFKTIFSDYSQFQKKWLAFQSHYEASRKQEDFLRFQLEELTKAQLRAGEEAELETEKAKLKNIAKISQTLTQVLSMLGEEEACVQHQLGRVNRDLEKLAMIVPSFSEPAGHISQCLSQLDEVYRQLQNECSISEDAPARLDQIESRLALLHELKRKYHSDLPALIQKQQEIENNLQYLDHHDEKLQEFKTEGQGWIQKLSEQAKKLSHLRKKAALDLSRVIQNELHGLGLPKARFEIVVKAGEDFSEMKETGWDEVEFWISMNPGQNLVRLAEAASGGELSRILLSLRRLLYPSEWKGALIFDEIDQGVGGGVAELVGQKLNQLAKDRQVICVTHLSQIAAFAPHHFKVEKRIEGQQTKSFVQVLSREDKVTEMARMLTGVKISEKALSHAREMLRNSAA, encoded by the coding sequence ATGCTAAAATCATTAACCTTAAAAAATCTAGCCGTTTTTGCAGATGCCCAACTTGAATTTGGCCCTGGCCTCAATGTGATTACGGGTGAAACCGGTTCAGGGAAAAGTGTGCTGATGCAAGCCTTATTTTTGTTGGCTGGCGGCAAAGTCAGTTCCAGCATGGTTCGTACGGGTTCTGCTGAGGCAACGGCTCTGTTACAAGTCGACATTCATCAACAGGCTGGGCTGCTTCATATTTTAGAAGAATTGGGCATTTCTGCCGAAGCAGAATTATTGTTACGCAGGGTCTTAAACCAAGAAGGCAAATCAAAAGCCTTTGTTAATGATGTCCCCGTGACACTCAATGCTTTGGCAAAAATCACGATAGCCATTTTTCACCTCACTCGTCAGCATGAGTATGTGCGTCTGCTGGATCAGGATACGCCTCGGTTCTGCATCGATCAAAAGTTGCAAGCGCAGGTTCAGCAATTTAAGACTATTTTTTCAGATTATTCACAGTTTCAAAAAAAATGGCTCGCTTTCCAGTCTCATTACGAAGCAAGTCGAAAACAAGAAGATTTTTTGCGCTTCCAGTTAGAAGAATTAACCAAAGCCCAATTGCGGGCTGGAGAAGAAGCTGAACTAGAAACCGAAAAAGCAAAATTAAAAAATATTGCTAAAATTTCCCAAACTTTGACTCAAGTGTTGAGCATGTTAGGCGAAGAAGAAGCTTGTGTGCAACATCAACTGGGGCGGGTGAATCGTGATTTAGAAAAGCTAGCGATGATCGTGCCTAGTTTTTCTGAACCGGCAGGCCATATAAGCCAATGTTTATCGCAGTTAGACGAGGTTTATCGCCAATTGCAAAATGAATGTTCAATTTCAGAAGATGCCCCCGCTCGTCTTGATCAAATCGAATCAAGGTTAGCCCTGCTTCACGAGTTGAAACGAAAATATCATTCGGATTTACCAGCTTTAATCCAAAAACAACAAGAGATTGAAAATAATCTTCAGTATTTAGATCATCACGATGAAAAATTGCAGGAGTTTAAAACTGAAGGGCAAGGCTGGATTCAAAAACTAAGCGAACAAGCTAAAAAACTTTCTCATTTAAGAAAAAAGGCGGCCCTTGATTTAAGTCGGGTGATACAAAATGAACTTCATGGCTTAGGTTTGCCCAAGGCGCGTTTTGAAATTGTGGTAAAAGCGGGAGAAGATTTTTCTGAGATGAAAGAAACGGGGTGGGACGAAGTTGAATTTTGGATCAGCATGAATCCAGGGCAAAACTTAGTACGACTCGCTGAAGCCGCCTCGGGTGGTGAATTGTCGCGCATTTTATTATCGTTACGGCGATTACTTTACCCTAGCGAATGGAAGGGCGCCCTTATTTTTGACGAGATTGATCAAGGCGTTGGCGGGGGGGTTGCCGAATTAGTAGGGCAAAAATTAAATCAACTGGCCAAAGATCGGCAGGTGATTTGTGTTACTCATTTGTCGCAAATTGCGGCCTTTGCGCCCCATCATTTTAAAGTTGAGAAACGTATTGAAGGCCAGCAAACGAAATCTTTTGTGCAAGTTTTGAGCCGCGAAGATAAAGTAACAGAGATGGCTCGAATGTTAACCGGCGTTAAAATTAGTGAAAAGGCTTTGAGTCATGCCCGAGAGATGCTAAGAAATTCAGCTGCTTAG
- a CDS encoding Stp1/IreP family PP2C-type Ser/Thr phosphatase, protein MILTVGDTDKLFYNGKNMTQTPSFEIESYGMSNVGMKRTQNEDSYLVNDSLNLYFIADGMGGHVGGEYASRLAVTTIEEVMGHFVQDPEATVISGVNSVGSELGDQIRFAIREASRRIYEEATANAALRGMGTTAVGVMVDDSRGYFANVGDSRAYLIRDREIMQITKDHSLVGEQVREGIIGEEEAKVHKLKNIITRSVGFQEEVEADIETVSLKNDDIIMLCSDGLSNQVKDAEIYEILSKLDLPTGCKRLIDLANSRGGDDNITLVVLQVHEITKQN, encoded by the coding sequence GTGATTTTAACAGTTGGCGATACGGATAAGCTGTTTTATAATGGTAAAAATATGACACAAACTCCATCCTTTGAAATTGAATCCTACGGCATGTCGAATGTAGGAATGAAACGCACCCAAAACGAAGACAGCTATTTGGTCAATGATAGTTTAAACCTTTATTTCATTGCTGATGGGATGGGTGGGCATGTGGGGGGTGAATATGCCTCCCGCTTAGCGGTGACCACCATTGAAGAAGTCATGGGCCATTTTGTGCAAGACCCCGAGGCCACCGTTATTTCAGGGGTTAATTCAGTGGGTAGTGAATTGGGCGATCAAATACGTTTTGCCATTCGAGAGGCCAGTCGGCGTATTTATGAAGAAGCTACTGCCAATGCGGCTTTGCGGGGGATGGGTACCACGGCGGTGGGGGTTATGGTCGATGACTCGCGTGGGTACTTCGCTAATGTTGGGGATTCTAGGGCTTATCTCATTCGAGATCGCGAGATTATGCAAATCACCAAAGATCACTCGTTAGTGGGCGAACAAGTGCGTGAGGGCATTATTGGCGAAGAAGAGGCCAAGGTTCATAAATTGAAAAATATCATCACTCGTTCGGTTGGCTTTCAAGAAGAGGTGGAGGCCGACATTGAAACCGTTTCTTTAAAGAATGATGATATCATTATGCTTTGTTCGGATGGCCTCTCGAATCAGGTGAAAGATGCTGAAATTTATGAAATTTTATCCAAGCTCGACCTGCCTACGGGTTGTAAGCGCCTCATCGACTTGGCCAATAGCCGGGGGGGCGATGATAATATTACCCTGGTAGTTTTGCAAGTCCATGAAATTACTAAACAAAATTGA
- a CDS encoding peptidoglycan DD-metalloendopeptidase family protein, with the protein MLKKIRDTLKRGRNYCKAPAITLQQPIFRLSLGIVGVAIFYSLAMTWGFFHYRTQYTELSSSAVLTSASHFEREKAKLVAKIGGLEDALQRTEHFTQKLEAAVGVESNKLNKGVGPLSEQEDLAEFLKRVHQLPKVGSTALKQDWQEGKFDTEFYAKLNVKIDEMAEFASRLEERINEVYTASQEKISFWSTTPSHWPVQGWVTSEFGMRYNPFGGYRFHEGLDIAAPVGTSILAPSDGIIIMSKYDSGYGNSVIIDHGYGVTTRYAHASALFVTEGDRVMRGQKIAAVGSTGSSTGPHLHYEVKVDGISTNPMNYIFE; encoded by the coding sequence ATGTTAAAAAAGATTAGGGATACGCTTAAGCGGGGCAGAAACTATTGTAAAGCCCCAGCTATTACCCTTCAACAGCCCATTTTTCGCTTAAGTCTAGGAATTGTTGGGGTTGCGATTTTTTATTCACTAGCCATGACCTGGGGGTTTTTTCATTACCGTACTCAATATACAGAATTAAGTTCTTCCGCTGTGCTCACTTCGGCTAGTCACTTTGAACGAGAAAAGGCCAAGTTAGTGGCTAAAATAGGTGGTTTAGAAGACGCCCTACAGCGGACCGAACATTTTACCCAAAAATTAGAAGCTGCGGTGGGGGTAGAATCCAACAAACTCAATAAAGGGGTGGGGCCGCTTTCTGAGCAAGAAGATTTGGCAGAATTTTTAAAGCGAGTTCATCAATTGCCCAAGGTTGGTTCGACCGCCTTAAAACAAGATTGGCAAGAGGGTAAGTTTGACACTGAATTTTATGCAAAACTAAATGTTAAGATCGATGAAATGGCAGAATTTGCAAGCCGTTTAGAAGAGCGAATTAATGAAGTTTATACCGCCAGTCAGGAGAAAATTTCTTTTTGGTCAACCACCCCATCCCATTGGCCGGTGCAAGGCTGGGTGACCAGCGAGTTTGGGATGCGTTATAATCCATTCGGTGGTTATCGTTTTCATGAAGGTCTTGATATAGCCGCGCCCGTGGGTACATCCATACTTGCCCCTTCGGATGGGATCATCATTATGTCTAAATATGATAGTGGCTATGGTAATAGTGTCATCATCGATCACGGTTATGGTGTAACCACGCGTTATGCCCATGCCTCGGCACTTTTTGTGACAGAAGGTGATCGAGTGATGCGAGGGCAAAAAATTGCTGCTGTGGGTAGCACCGGTTCTTCGACCGGGCCGCATCTTCATTATGAAGTCAAGGTCGATGGGATATCGACTAATCCAATGAATTATATATTCGAGTAG